In the Enterobacter cloacae subsp. cloacae ATCC 13047 genome, CGTGGTTACGCTCGTAACCGGCCTCTCAGGGCCGATATAGCTCAGTTGGTAGAGCAGCGCATTCGTAATGCGAAGGTCGTAGGTTCGACTCCTATTATCGGCACCATCCCCTAGTTTTCTCAAGTCAACTCGCATCAACAAAATCCTTTTAAAACATAGATCTTACGTTGTTTTCAGTCATTTGACGTCAACCTCTATCCATTGAAATCAACATGCCTTTGGGGGCACAATCAGGGGCATGTTCTGTTCGGTCTAGGAAATGTGCCCCCAATGATGCTGAATGCCCGAAAGGTTGAAGCCGCGAAAGGAAAAGAGAAGAGCTACAAGCTGTCTGATGGAGGTGGTCTGTATCTTCAAGTAGAACCCAATGGCTCTCGTTACTGGCGTATGAAGTACCGTTTTGCTGGCAAAGAGAAGCGTTTATCTTTTGGTGTCTATCCAACAGTTTCTTTGGCTGATGCCAGGCAAAAGCGTGAAGACGCAAAGAAATTGCTCGCAGCCGGTGAAGACCCCGGCGAAGTGAAGAAAGCCAAAAAACATGCTTTAACCGCTGCTACAGAGATACTCAATCCATTCAGAGAAGTGGCGTTAGAGTGGCACAAAATGAAGTCACCTAAATGGTCTGAGGGCTATGCTTCAGACATTATCGAGGCATTTGAGAAAGACATTTTCCCGCACATTGGCCATCGACCCATTGCTGATATTAAGCCCCTAGAGCTGCTTGAAGTTCTGAGATTAATAGAAGCCAGAGGAGCAATGGAAAAAGCGAAGAAAGTCCGTCAACGATGCGGTGAAGTATTCCGCTACGCCATCGTAACAGGTCGAGCGATCTACAATCCGGCACCGGATCTTGCCAGTGCAATGCAAGGGCATGAAGCAGTCCACTATCCATTTCTCAAAGTCAACGAGCTACCCGAGTTCTTCACTGCCCTTAACGCTTATTCAGGAAGCCCGATAGTGTTGCTGGGAGCGCATCTGCTCATCCTGACAGGTCTCAGAACCGGAGAGCTACGAGCA is a window encoding:
- a CDS encoding tyrosine-type recombinase/integrase → MMLNARKVEAAKGKEKSYKLSDGGGLYLQVEPNGSRYWRMKYRFAGKEKRLSFGVYPTVSLADARQKREDAKKLLAAGEDPGEVKKAKKHALTAATEILNPFREVALEWHKMKSPKWSEGYASDIIEAFEKDIFPHIGHRPIADIKPLELLEVLRLIEARGAMEKAKKVRQRCGEVFRYAIVTGRAIYNPAPDLASAMQGHEAVHYPFLKVNELPEFFTALNAYSGSPIVLLGAHLLILTGLRTGELRAAEWREVDFDNAVWEIPKERMKMRRTHIVPLSKQALVHLGRLKELTGNYPLMFPGRNDPSKFMSEASINQVFKRIGYAGRVTGHGFRHTMSTILHEKGFNSAWIETQLAHLDKNSIRGIYNHAQYIEGRREMMQWYADFLEGLK